The following coding sequences lie in one Silvanigrella aquatica genomic window:
- the glmS gene encoding glutamine--fructose-6-phosphate transaminase (isomerizing), whose protein sequence is MCGVIGYVGSNATPDFFFRGLERLEYRGYDSSGIAMINSDGVFIERAEGKLKNLKPKLAYLPEYAKIGMGHTRWATHGKPSEENAHPHRSENIILLHNGIIENYKPLKEFLISQGYQFQSETDTEVAAHLLNYEFKQNSHIKNPLERMKKSLYSLVSKIRGAFAFGILCTDVPDTLFAVKYGSPVLLGLGEGENYMASGLTALVDHTCNVIFMDDNEIAYVTANNIEIVDFSGNPAESHVVEVEWQGHMIDRGGFDHYMLKEIHDQPIAVAKTIENRCDIEKGQINLRKMTLFNTKLKEINRIQIIACGTSYYAGCLSRYFIEKFTGIPVDVELASESRYRTPTVNVHTLSIAVSQSGETIDTLQAIKFAKANKAQTVAMVNVPGTSIGHECDDECMLYAGPEVGVASTKAFSAQLSALILLGLTIAQEQEKLPKEKIAEYINELVKVPSFIEKVLTLSSKIKEIAKKYCDVNSILFIGRGYQWPIALEGALKLKELSYIHAEGYAAGELKHGPIALIDENMTVVCLAPKDQYYEKTISNIEEIRARGGKILSVGTEGDTELKNISNDFIGIPECSEIVLPFLTTVPMHLFAYWIAVHKGTDVDQPRNLAKSVTVE, encoded by the coding sequence ATGTGTGGTGTGATAGGATATGTTGGCTCTAATGCAACTCCTGACTTTTTTTTTAGAGGACTTGAGCGATTAGAATATCGTGGGTACGACTCATCTGGAATTGCTATGATAAATTCTGATGGTGTTTTTATTGAAAGAGCTGAAGGAAAACTAAAGAATTTAAAGCCAAAATTAGCTTATCTGCCCGAATATGCAAAAATAGGAATGGGTCACACACGTTGGGCTACACATGGTAAACCCTCTGAAGAAAATGCACACCCACATCGGTCGGAAAATATCATTCTTTTACACAATGGTATTATAGAAAATTACAAACCATTAAAAGAATTTTTAATATCTCAAGGCTATCAATTTCAAAGTGAAACAGATACAGAAGTGGCTGCTCATCTTTTAAATTATGAATTTAAACAAAATAGTCATATTAAAAATCCCTTAGAAAGAATGAAAAAATCTCTTTATTCCTTGGTCTCTAAAATTCGTGGCGCCTTTGCTTTTGGTATTTTATGTACAGATGTTCCAGATACTCTCTTTGCAGTGAAATATGGTTCTCCCGTTCTTCTTGGCCTTGGAGAAGGTGAGAATTATATGGCTTCAGGTTTAACCGCTTTAGTTGATCATACTTGTAATGTGATATTTATGGATGACAATGAAATTGCTTATGTGACCGCGAATAATATTGAAATAGTTGACTTTTCAGGAAATCCTGCAGAATCACACGTTGTAGAAGTGGAATGGCAAGGCCATATGATTGATCGTGGTGGATTTGATCACTATATGCTTAAAGAAATTCACGATCAACCAATTGCCGTAGCAAAAACCATTGAAAATAGATGTGATATTGAAAAGGGGCAAATTAATTTACGTAAGATGACTCTTTTTAATACAAAATTAAAAGAAATAAATCGTATTCAAATTATTGCTTGTGGAACAAGTTATTATGCAGGATGTCTCTCACGTTACTTTATTGAAAAATTTACAGGTATTCCGGTTGATGTAGAGTTAGCAAGCGAATCTCGTTACCGTACTCCAACTGTGAATGTCCACACTCTAAGTATAGCCGTTTCGCAAAGTGGTGAAACTATCGATACTCTTCAAGCCATAAAATTTGCAAAAGCGAATAAGGCACAAACCGTAGCAATGGTGAACGTTCCTGGAACTTCTATAGGGCATGAGTGTGACGATGAATGTATGCTTTATGCAGGACCAGAAGTAGGAGTGGCAAGCACAAAAGCTTTTTCCGCTCAATTAAGTGCATTAATTTTGCTTGGACTTACTATTGCTCAAGAACAAGAAAAGCTACCAAAAGAAAAAATTGCAGAATATATTAATGAGCTTGTTAAAGTACCAAGTTTCATAGAAAAAGTTTTAACTCTATCGAGTAAAATAAAAGAAATTGCGAAAAAATATTGTGATGTGAATAGTATTCTTTTTATTGGCCGCGGATATCAATGGCCAATAGCTCTAGAGGGCGCGTTAAAATTAAAAGAATTATCTTATATCCATGCTGAAGGTTATGCGGCGGGCGAATTAAAGCATGGTCCTATTGCGTTAATTGATGAAAATATGACTGTGGTATGCTTAGCGCCAAAAGATCAATATTATGAAAAAACAATTAGCAATATAGAAGAAATTCGTGCGCGTGGTGGTAAAATACTTTCTGTGGGTACAGAAGGTGACACTGAACTAAAAAATATTTCAAATGATTTTATTGGAATTCCGGAATGCTCCGAAATTGTTTTACCTTTTTTAACCACTGTTCCCATGCATTTATTTGCATATTGGATTGCTGTTCATAAGGGAACAGACGTCGATCAGCCAAGAAATTTAGCGAAAAGTGTTACGGTGGAATAA